ACCGCGACCTCGGCGCGCTCCAGTGCGGCCGACGTGCGAAGCGTCGCGTAGAAGTCGGCACCCTGCGCGAGGTTCACCCGGCGTCGGATACCCGCCGTATCGATGAAGCGCCAGAACTTGCCACCCAGCTCGATCTGCTCGTCGACGGGGTCCCGCGTGGTGCCGGCGAGTTCGTTGACGACAACACGCTCCTCTCCCGCCGTCTTGTTGAGCAGGCTCGACTTGCCGACGTTCGGGCGACCGAGGATGGCGACACGGCGGGGCCCGCCGACCTCCTCCTTCGCAACGGCCGAAACCTCGGGCAACACGGTGAGGATCTTGTCGAGAAGGTCGGCAACTCCGCGACCGTGTAGCGCCGAGACGGCCCACGGTTCACCGAGACCGAGCGACCACAGCGCCGCGGCCTCCGGCTCCTGGTAGGCGTCATCGACCTTGTTGGCTACGAGGATGACCGGCTTTTTCGTCGAACGGAGCATACGCACCACATGCTCGTCCGTCGCAGTGGCACCGACGGTGGCGTCCACGACGAAGAGAACGGCGTCGGCGAGGTCGATGGCGACCTCGGCCTGAGCCGCCACGGACGCGTTGATGCCGCGGGCATCCGGCTCCCACCCGCCCGTGTCGACGATTGTGAAACGACGGGTGCCCCACTCGGCCTTGTAGTTGACACGGTCGCGTGTCACACCGGGTGTGTCCTCGACGACGGCCTCGCGGCGGCCGAGGATGCGGTTGACGAGCGCCGACTTTCCGACGTTCGGGCGCCCGACGATGGCGAGCACCGGGAGGGCGGGAAGGTAGGTTATCGCGTCCGGGTCATCGGAGGCGGCATCGAGAAGGTCGAGGTCCTCCTCGTCGAGGTCGTACTCGCCGAGACCGGCGCGCAGTGCCTCGGCACGACGGGTCGCCTCCTCGTCGTCGATCGTGGTGATCCGCTCAACGAGCGCCGCGTCGAGCTCGGGGAAGTCGTCGTTCTCGTCGACGTCGGCCATGTGAAGTCCTTAGGTGTGCTGGGCGCTCGTCGCCGTGGTTGAACGGACGAGGGCAACAACCGAGGCGACGGTCGCCTCGAAGTCGAGATCGGTGGAATCGATGGTCGTTACGCCATCGGCGGCATTCATGAAGTCGACGACCTGCGAGTCTTTCGCATCCCGCGAGCTGAGCTCCCGGGCTGTCGTCTCGGCCGAAACCCCGGAGAGTTCGGCAGAACGCCTGGCCATTCTAACTTCTTCCGCCGCAGTCAACAGAATTCGCACATCGGCATCGGGAGCGACCACCGTGGTGATGTCGCGCCCTTCCACGACGATCCCCGGCCGCTCGGTGCCCGAAATGATCGAGCGGAACAGGTCGACGAGATACTGCCGCACCTCCGGGATGCGCGCGATCGCGCTTACCGTTGCCGAGATTCGAGGCTCACGGATGTCCGCGGTCACGTCCTCCGACCCCACCCGAACGACGTACCCGTCCGGGTCCGTGCCGATCTCGAACTCGAACGACGGCAGCGACTCGATCACGTCGGCGGGACCGTGCGTGTCGATGCCTTCCTCGAGGCAGCGCCACGCAAGTGCGCGGTAGGCAGCTCCGGTGTCGAGGTAGGCGAAACCGAGTACACGCGCGGCGGCCTTGGACACACTCGACTTTCCGCTGCCCGCAGGACCATCCAGGGCGACGACAACGGTCATGCTGACAACTCCGAAATCCGCCAGCCGCGAGCGGTGAGCTCCGCGGCGAGCCTGTCCTCTGCCTCGGGCACAACGGAGATTTCCGCAAGCCCGATCTGCGCGCCGGGCGAATGCTCCAGTCGCAGATCCTCCATGTTGATACCCGCCTCGCCGATCTCGGTGAGAAGACGGGCGAGCTCTCCGGGCTTGTCGTCGACGATGACAACGAGCTGGCTGAAACGCGCTGACTGTCCATGTTTGCCCGGGATGCGGGCAACCCCCGTGTTGCCGGCAGCGAGAGCTTCGGCGATGGTACGACGGGAGCCGCGGGCATCCGGGGCTTCGAGCGCCGCGATCACCCCGTCCAGGTCGGCGCGGTAGCGGTGGAGCACTTCGACTACCGCGTCAGAGTTTGCGCTGAGAATCTGCACCCACAGTTCGGGGTCGCTCGACGCGATCCTGGTGGTGTCTCGCAGGCCCTGGCCGGCGAGCGATACGGCGCCGTCGGTGGCCGACCCCAGCCTCGTGGCCAGCAAACTGGCGACCACCTGGGGAACGTGGGAGACGAGGGCGACGTTGCGGTCGTGTTCCTCAACGGTCATCTCGATGGGGATCGCTCCGAGATCCAGCGCGAGCTGCTCGACAGCCGCCGCACGTCGGTAGCTGATCCCGTCGTGACCCGCGATAACCCACGGGCGACCGAGAAAAATGTCGGCACGTGCCGAAATGGCGCCGCTACGCTCGCGGCCCGCCATCGGATGCGAACCGATGTACCGACTGACGTCGGCACCCGCAGCGACAAGTTCCGCGAGCGGCCCCGCTTTGACGCTCGCAACGTCGGTCACGAGCGCCTCAGGGAACGCGGCGAGCTCTGACGCGACGACGGATGCCGTGACATCCGGTGGCACACACACGATGACGAGCTCGGGGTTGTCCCCCTCCGCAGCTCGCCGCCCGGCGCCGTAGTCCACCGCGAGTGCGACACTCGAGGGTGACGTGTCGGCGAGGGAGACGTCGACACCACGTTCGGTGAGCGCCAAGCCGATGCTCGTGCCGAGGAGCCCGGTGCCGACGATACGCACGGGCCCGGCAAGGCGGCGATCAGCCACGGTCGTCCTCCGGTGTCTCGGGCCCGCTCTCCCCCGTTCGCGAGAGGGTGAGCAGCTGGCCGAGTTCCACTTTAGTGAGGTCACGCGTCGCGCCGACGGCCAGGGTGCCGAGGTGCAGCGGGCCGAACTGTCGGCGAACGAGGTCGATGACGGGATGCCCGACGGCATCCATCATGCGACGCACGATGCGATTGCGCCCGGAGTGGAGCGTGATTTCGACGAGCGACTCACGACCGGACCCGCCGGGAAGCACCCGCGCCTTGTCGGCAGCGATGGGGCCGTCGTCGAGGTCGATGCCGGTCGTGAGCTTGGCGACCGTCTGGGCGCTCACCCCGCCCGCGACCTTCGCGATGTAGGTTTTCATCACTCCGAACGACGGGTGGGCGAGCACGTGGGCCAGCTCGCCGTCGTTGGTGAGGATGAGCAAGCCCGAGGTCGCCGCATCCAAGCGCCCGACATTGAAAAGTCGCTCGGGATACTCGCGCGTGAAACGCCGCAGGTCCGGTCGGCCCTGCTCATCGGCGAGAGAACTCACAACCCCGACGGGTTTGTTGAGCATGACGTAGCGTTTGCTCGTGTCGAGCTGGATCGCAACACCATCGACGGTCACCCGGTCGGTCGACAGCACTCGGCGACCAGGCTCGATGACGATCTCACCATTGACGGTCACCCGCCCCTGAGCGATGAGGTCTTCGGATGCCCGGCGCGAGGCGACCCCCGCTGCGGCCATCACTTTCTGCAGTCGTTCGCCCTCCGGCGTGGGCTCAGCGCTGCTCATCGAAGCCCGAAGTTCCGTCGTCGAGTAGCGGGGAAATGAGGGGAAGCTCGTCGATTGAGTTGATGCCGAGCTGGGTGAGCAGTAGAGGGGTCGTCTCGTAGTGGATGGCACCTGTCTCGCCGTCAGTGAAAGCCTCCGTGATGAGCCCACGGCTGAGGAGGGTGCGCACGACGGAATCGACGTTGACGGCGCGAATGGAGGCGATGGCGCCACGGCTGATCGGTTGTTTGTAGGCGATCACGGCGAGCGTCTCGAGTGCAGCCTGACTGAGCTTTGTGGGGTTCTGCGTGAGCACGAAGTCGCGAACGACGATGTCGTGCTCCGGCCGCACATAAACACGCCAGCCGCCACCGACCTCACGCAGCTCGAATCCGCGACGGACTCCCCCGTTCTCTCCGTTGTAGTCGGCGACGAGCCGCTCGATCGACTGACGCACGGC
This genomic window from Antiquaquibacter oligotrophicus contains:
- the scpB gene encoding SMC-Scp complex subunit ScpB, with amino-acid sequence MDTETTEEQTSVVDVERAIEAILMVADEPQSLVHLATAVGQPVPAVRQSIERLVADYNGENGGVRRGFELREVGGGWRVYVRPEHDIVVRDFVLTQNPTKLSQAALETLAVIAYKQPISRGAIASIRAVNVDSVVRTLLSRGLITEAFTDGETGAIHYETTPLLLTQLGINSIDELPLISPLLDDGTSGFDEQR
- the cmk gene encoding (d)CMP kinase translates to MTVVVALDGPAGSGKSSVSKAAARVLGFAYLDTGAAYRALAWRCLEEGIDTHGPADVIESLPSFEFEIGTDPDGYVVRVGSEDVTADIREPRISATVSAIARIPEVRQYLVDLFRSIISGTERPGIVVEGRDITTVVAPDADVRILLTAAEEVRMARRSAELSGVSAETTARELSSRDAKDSQVVDFMNAADGVTTIDSTDLDFEATVASVVALVRSTTATSAQHT
- a CDS encoding pseudouridine synthase, encoding MSSAEPTPEGERLQKVMAAAGVASRRASEDLIAQGRVTVNGEIVIEPGRRVLSTDRVTVDGVAIQLDTSKRYVMLNKPVGVVSSLADEQGRPDLRRFTREYPERLFNVGRLDAATSGLLILTNDGELAHVLAHPSFGVMKTYIAKVAGGVSAQTVAKLTTGIDLDDGPIAADKARVLPGGSGRESLVEITLHSGRNRIVRRMMDAVGHPVIDLVRRQFGPLHLGTLAVGATRDLTKVELGQLLTLSRTGESGPETPEDDRG
- the der gene encoding ribosome biogenesis GTPase Der: MADVDENDDFPELDAALVERITTIDDEEATRRAEALRAGLGEYDLDEEDLDLLDAASDDPDAITYLPALPVLAIVGRPNVGKSALVNRILGRREAVVEDTPGVTRDRVNYKAEWGTRRFTIVDTGGWEPDARGINASVAAQAEVAIDLADAVLFVVDATVGATATDEHVVRMLRSTKKPVILVANKVDDAYQEPEAAALWSLGLGEPWAVSALHGRGVADLLDKILTVLPEVSAVAKEEVGGPRRVAILGRPNVGKSSLLNKTAGEERVVVNELAGTTRDPVDEQIELGGKFWRFIDTAGIRRRVNLAQGADFYATLRTSAALERAEVAVVVIDVTVPVSIQDLKIIDLVLESGRALVLAYNKWDLLDDERRIYLEREIERDLSHVDWAPRVNISAKTGRHLEKLVPALETALESWDTRIPTGKFNALLAELTAEHPHPVRGGKQPRILFGTQASSRPPTFVLFTTGFLDPQYRRFITRRLREIFGFEGTPITVNMRVREKRKR
- a CDS encoding prephenate dehydrogenase → MADRRLAGPVRIVGTGLLGTSIGLALTERGVDVSLADTSPSSVALAVDYGAGRRAAEGDNPELVIVCVPPDVTASVVASELAAFPEALVTDVASVKAGPLAELVAAGADVSRYIGSHPMAGRERSGAISARADIFLGRPWVIAGHDGISYRRAAAVEQLALDLGAIPIEMTVEEHDRNVALVSHVPQVVASLLATRLGSATDGAVSLAGQGLRDTTRIASSDPELWVQILSANSDAVVEVLHRYRADLDGVIAALEAPDARGSRRTIAEALAAGNTGVARIPGKHGQSARFSQLVVIVDDKPGELARLLTEIGEAGINMEDLRLEHSPGAQIGLAEISVVPEAEDRLAAELTARGWRISELSA